The window CCATGTAGTTATAATCATTTCCTTGTGGAAGAAACAATCttaaacaatttattacaactcccttttccccaaatttcGAATAATCTTTTTTCTGCCGGGCTGTTGAAAGTCAATCCCCACACTCCTCAGCCCCTATCGTCAAAGGCTCCAACACCGACGATTATGATTCACTCTGCTTtgtctacatatatataggctaTAGCTCTTTCATTCGGGGTTTATCCAAGAAACCACTGTTTTCTTAACTAGCTGTTGGTTTGTCTGTTTTCAAGATTTTTCACTTGTAATCGATCAACCACGTGTGATAATCAAAAGGGTTTTGAAAAAGTCTGTTCTTTTCTGCTGGATTTTATTGTGTTCTGTTCATCAATCAATCAAGAAAGATTGGTTCTTTGAGTTGAATTTTATGTGGGTATTGATTTGTCTGTTTGTTGAAGTCTAAGTCTTGAATGAGTGAAGGAAATCTGAAGTTGGAAAAAGAAGCATTTATATTGAGCTCTTTGGAAAGATTCAGTCAAGGGTGTCGTGTTTATAGGTTTGTAGTTTTGATCATTAGTGATGGATGGATCAAATGGCAGTTCTTGGTCGCCGGCGCCATTTCTGGTGAAGACTTATGAGATGGTGGATGATCCAATGACAAATTCTGTTGTATCTTGGAGTCTAACTGGCCATAGTTTTGTTGTTTGGAATCCACCTGAGTTTGCTAGAGATTTGCTGCCTAAGTATTTCAAGCACAACAATTTCTCCAGCTTCATTAGGCAATTGAATACATATGTAAGACATTTCTCGCTCTTCGCTTCATTTGTTGTTCCATTAGGCTGTGTGTTGTTTGTGTTGAGTTATTTTGCGTAGAGCTTGTTTGGTTGCTTTGAAGAAAGCAAGTATATGAAACTGATCTGATTGAAGAATGATACAGATTGTAGATTGATTTAGGTAGTTTGATCTAGTTGGATTCTTCACTATATAGGCCTaacattttcttgaaatttgcaGGGTTTTAGAAAGACTGATCCTGATCAATGGGAGTTTGCAAATGACGAGTTTATCCGAGGGCAGAAACATCTTTTGAAGAATATATACAGGCGAAAGCCGATCCATAGTCATTCAGGTCAAGGAAATGTGGCTCCACTAACTGATTCAGAACGGGAGCATTTTGAGAAAGAGATTCAGCAGCTAAAAGGAGAAAAGGTTATGCTTCAGTCGGAAGTAGAGAGGCGTAGGCACGAGAGTCAAGGATACGAGCATCAGCTCAATTCCTTACGGCAGATATTGCAGAACATTGACCACAGGCAGCGTCAGTTGATGATCAGCCTAGCTCAGCTGTTGGAGAAGCCGAGCACCATGGAACAGCCGGGGTTTCAGAGCAAGAAAAGAAGGTCCACGGCCTTGCATTTCT is drawn from Salvia hispanica cultivar TCC Black 2014 chromosome 6, UniMelb_Shisp_WGS_1.0, whole genome shotgun sequence and contains these coding sequences:
- the LOC125192474 gene encoding heat stress transcription factor A-4c-like, translated to MDGSNGSSWSPAPFLVKTYEMVDDPMTNSVVSWSLTGHSFVVWNPPEFARDLLPKYFKHNNFSSFIRQLNTYGFRKTDPDQWEFANDEFIRGQKHLLKNIYRRKPIHSHSGQGNVAPLTDSEREHFEKEIQQLKGEKVMLQSEVERRRHESQGYEHQLNSLRQILQNIDHRQRQLMISLAQLLEKPSTMEQPGFQSKKRRSTALHFLQGESLENSGALSLPFMNLEQVEEIDSSLNFWEKFIHGVEAPAEGFHDFRLHPTRSPVITASSGDSDNASRGCHMSASTSRDCNSSPELAASSTYLGSPEISSICIDLDSRLKPLGIDVNMSPTKTAVNRMPKDQEQDGAIPSVAAGLNDVFWQQFLTEAPGSSTAQEVKSEEDCGS